Proteins encoded in a region of the Podarcis muralis chromosome 2, rPodMur119.hap1.1, whole genome shotgun sequence genome:
- the GGA3 gene encoding ADP-ribosylation factor-binding protein GGA3 isoform X4, with amino-acid sequence MRLQSVNTVRSHVSNLILLSRCCSWTDKATNPLNRQEDWEYIIGFCDQINKELEGPQIAVRLLAHKIQSPQEWEAVQALTVLEACMKNCGQRFHNEVGKFRFLNELIKVVSPKYLGDRVSEKVKSKIIELLYSWTVALPDESKIKDAYYMLKRQGIVLSDPVIPAESTLIPSPPARPKNPVFDDEEKSKDEARIQKVTKRMHTLEEVNNNVKLLNEMLVHYSKEDSSEADKELMKELYDRCETKRRTLFKLASETEDNDSTLGDILQASDNLSRVINSYKRIIEGQVVNGEVDIPGLPPTDGSDSSVNISTLIDLAELDISSTPPPPPIPPTTLTPAPTLTPAPASSEIPILPPPPQTIGHSRSRSSSQAEATSALLTSSANSISLLDEELLCLGLNDPAPTAAKEAPESSQWNMFQNEPVDLDFLNPKPASVACNSPLLPALSQPTGRTSASLASTFTAPQPAPTSAPFIFSAAAPLGPSSAMSGAPGYLGSAMGSGDLHNMDPIGHLDESKGPSAQANLGTSVFPGGVALPAAAAAAAPLTSASGLPIAAPGVPPLPYPGSCPVGSGSPLFQPASFQQQGSPLKGPEISLGNVHVPLESIKPSSALPVTAYDKNGLRILLHFAKECPPGRPDVLVVVVSMLNTAPLPIKNIVLQAAVPKSMKVKLQPPSGTELAPFNPIQPPAAITQVMLLANPRKEKVRLRYRLTFALGDQPSTEVGEVDQFPPVEQWGNL; translated from the exons ATGAGACTTCAAAGTGTCAACACAGTGAGAAGCCATGTCAGCAACCTGATACTTCTATCCCGATGTTGCAGTTGGACAG ATAAAGCCACCAATCCTCTGAATAGGCAAGAAGACTGGGAGTACATCATTGGCTTCTGCGATCAGATCAACAAAGAACTTGAAGG TCCACAGATAGCCGTGAGATTGCTGGCTCATAAAATCCAGTCACCACAGGAATGGGAAGCAGTCCAGGCCTTGACT GTGCTGGAAGCTTGCATGAAGAACTGTGGGCAAAGATTTCACAACGAAGTAGGGAAGTTTCGTTTTTTAAATGAGTTAATTAAAGTTGTGTCTCCCAAG TACCTGGGAGACAGAGTGTCAGAGAAGGtcaaaagcaaaataattgaGCTGCTGTACAGTTGGACGGTGGCTCTGCCAGACGAGTCCAAAATCAAAGACGCCTACTACATGTTGAAAAGACAAG GCATTGTGCTGTCTGACCCGGTAATTCCTGCAGAGAGTACCCTAATTCCCTCCCCTCCAGCTCGTCCCAAAAACCCTGTGTTTGATGATGAAGAGAAATCCAAG GATGAGGCACGCATACAGAAAGTCACAAAGCGCATGCACACGTTGGAGGAGGTGAACAACAATGTAAAGCTGTTGAATGAGATGTTGGTTCACTACAGCAAAGAAGACTCTTCGGAGGCTGACAAAGAGCTGATGAAG GAGCTCTATGACAGATGTGAAACCAAGAGGCGGACGTTATTCAAACTGGCCAGCGAGACAGAGGATAATGACAGCACTCTGG GCGACATCCTGCAGGCTAGTGACAACTTATCACGCGTAATAAATTCCTATAAAAGAATTATTGAGGGGCAAGTCGTCAATGGTGAAGTGGATATTCCTGGGCTGCCTCCAACAGATG GAAGTGATTCTTCCGTTAACATCAGTACACTCATTGACTTGGCGGAACTGGACATTTCTAGTACGCCTCCGCCACCACCGATTCCCCCAACGACGTTGACACCAGCACCGACATTAACTCCAGCTCCAGCCTCGTCAGAAATCCCCATCCTACCACCTCCCCCTCAGACCATCGGTCACTCCCGGAGTCGTTCGTCGAGCCAGGCAGAAGCCACTTCTGCTCTCTTGACGAGCTCGGCCAATTCCATCTCTTTGCTTGATGAGGAACTGCTATGCTTAG GCCTGAATGACCCGGCTCCCACTGCAGCAAAAGAAGCTCCCGAGAGCAGCCAATGGAACATGTTCCAG AATGAACCAGTCGATCTGGACTTCTTGAACCCAAAACCAGCTTCCGTTGCCTGTAACTCacctcttctccctgccctgtcACAGCCCACGGGTAGAACGTCAGCCTCTCTTGCCTCCACATTCACAGCCCCGCAGCCTGCCCCTACCTCAGCCCCTTTCATATTCTCTGCTGCGGCACCATTGGGACCGTCCAGTGCAATGTCAGGTGCCCCTGGGTACCTGGGCTCTGCTATGGGAAGTGGTGATCTGCACAACATGGATCCCATAGGACATCTGGACGAGAGCAAAGG ACCTTCAGCTCAAGCAAACCTAGGCACCTCTGTGTTCCCTGGTGGAGTTGCAttgcccgctgctgctgctgctgctgcacctctTACATCCGCTTCAGGGCTGCCCATTGCAGCTCCAGGAGTCCCTCCACTTCCATATCCAGGCAGCTGCCCTGTCGGGTCAGGAAGCCCCCTCTTCCAGCCAGCCTCCTTCCAGCAGCAAGGAAGTCCTCTGAAAGGACCCGAGATCTCCTTGGGCAACGTTCACGTCCCACTGGAGTCCATTAAACCAA gcagcgctcTTCCAGTGACGGCTTATGACAAGAACGGTTTGCGCATCCTCCTGCATTTTGCCAAGGAGTGCCCCCCTGGGCGGCCCGATGTGCTGGTAGTGGTGGTTTCGATGTTAAACACAGCGCCCCTTCCCATCAAGAACATTGTGCTACAAGCAGCAGTGCCAAAG TCCATGAAAGTGAAGTTGCAGCCACCTTCGGGGACAGAGCTAGCTCCATTCAATCCCATCCAGCCACCAGCTGCTATCACCCAGGTCATGTTGCTGGCAAATCCAAGGAAG GAGAAGGTGAGGCTGAGGTACCGACTGACTTTCGCGTTAGGAGACCAGCCCAGCACAGAAGTGGGGGAGGTGGATCAGTTCCCCCCGGTTGAGCAGTGGGGAAACCTATGA